Proteins encoded by one window of Arachis ipaensis cultivar K30076 chromosome B04, Araip1.1, whole genome shotgun sequence:
- the LOC107639494 gene encoding mitogen-activated protein kinase-binding protein 1 isoform X2: MKSSYRVNKHDAAFKLGLEEVIGLTTKNGNGLASSGLSSKCAYLAGSVVVVYDVNLGTQSHLMVSYRLPKPLSCVAMSRDGHFVAAGEAGSQSSVLIWDSSTSSIVSELKGHVYGVACICFSPNGKHLVSVGGYIYLWEWRSGELITKVKATSACSTVSNVSFSSDAKLIVTAGEKHLKFWVLGSSRSTQINGTKGRPASIVIHEKPTNLAIHKGSSCIYIASSVWKNSSYDNCKQAGDCLPIYALTNSGILYLVHSSLSLKKSVTLKVQKAFALSTSGKLVACACNNGAVQLFTPMSLEYLGNILYSEETAIEQDFQKLLALPDAVACQFSGLEKLVVIYGDHSLYIWDIHDVNQPARCFVLVSHSSCIWDIKNLCCENIHDPSLACTARVSAGTFERDAVKANLSKSGFRSLAVSSDGKHLAAGDCRGNLHIYNLQTSDYTCFQGAHDAEILTLSFSQDMSDDIAKNSYFLASGGRDCIIHLYDVGRNFDLIGSIDDHSAAVTSVNISSNSCRILSCSADSFLVLRDVVQAENGHNILQQHRQKASKFGTVYDMAVDWTCENVVTVGQDKKIKIFNTASQKLIRSYTHDKTFGEPIKVIMDPSCTYVVCSFSNKSICIYDLNTGEIVAKAIGHAEIVTGVIFLPDCKRIVSVDGDGCIFVWKLPAPLSSKILRRIMERTDPLGTRNLAQPLSFRHICSAVDCQNSKVNLEGMQSLWNNTESWDGLLCPKSCHKEASSFKFSISRLPRWAQSKVTSPNSVFKNLNYTSLEADSTSSPEVQMPSDDDSSLPKTLKSQCSSTPCRSFSNIALDNQWRAVYTVCMDSLSSPEMHNLMNTKFQEIPLSLKQDKAAIRKDQNSLGFSSHCENEELGVVSEEQVDFNNSCISSLSSEEISDIKAEQLHLDESVSESKPILEANIGSLHCEEDSDMFKQHFGSLSNTHKTESRNSVVRRFSTRYVVQQDYPGDCKRLFISPVRHITNKSMNSEEKAANYTLSKNRSLQDNKIDKLRNSSKQDPKNSPHSLLDLIYELDKCPAEESSSDNKMQEGSNETQGVFEGNEVAETISACKEAFGSLDAAAESVVQLLSKLEKCDGGEASRGAGAQFLNEASQLLPLIIEKVNAVSKLVECRKSGKQGNRLGVPELDQLFAS, encoded by the exons ATGAAATCCTCTTACAGAGTCAACAAACACGATGCTGCATTCAag CTGGGTTTGGAGGAGGTAATCGGATTGACGACAAAAAACGGCAATGGGTTAGCTTCAAGTGGCTTGAGTTCCAAATGTGCTTATTTGGCTGGTTCCGTAGTGGTTGTTTATGATGTGAACTTAGGTACTCAGTCACACCTAATGGTGTCTTATAGATTGCCAAAGCCTTTGAGCTGTGTGGCTATGTCACGAGATGGGCACTTTGTTGCCGCTGGAGAG GCAGGAAGCCAGAGCTCAGTACTAATATGGGATTCTTCTACTTCGTCCATTGTCTCTGAACTGAAAGGTCATGTATATGGAGTTGCGTGCATCTGCTTCTCACCTAATG GTAAACATTTGGTATCGGTTGGGGGGTACATTTACCTTTGGGAGTGGCGAAGTGGTGAGCTAATAACAAAGGTTAAAGCAACTTCAGCTTGCTCTACTGTCTCAAATGTCAGCTTCTCATCGGATGCAAAATTAATCGTAACTGCTGGAGAAAAGCACTTGAAATTTTGGGTACTTGGATCATCTAGAAGTACACAAATAAATGGAACAAAGGGCAGGCCAGCATCAATAGTGATACATGAAAAGCCAACAAATCTTGCTATTCATAAAGGAAGCTCTTGTATATATATTGCTTCTTCTGTGTGGAAAAATAGCAGCTATGATAATTGTAAACAAGCTGGTGATTGCCTTCCAATTTATGCATTGACCAATTCAG GAATTTTGTACCTTGTTCATTCCAGTTTGTCGCTTAAGAAGTCAGTTACTTTGAAG GTCCAAAAAGCTTTTGCATTATCAACATCCGGAAAGCTAGTTGCTTGTGCCTGCAACAATGGAGCAGTCCAATTATTTACCCCCATGTCTCTAGAATACCTAGGCAACATATTATATTCAGAGGAAACAGCTATCGAACAGGATTTTCAAAAGCTGCTTGCTCTGCCTGATGCTGTTGCATGTCAGTTTTCAGGCTTAGAAAAGCTTG TGGTCATTTATGGAGATCATAGTCTCTACATCTGGGACATCCATGATGTGAATCAG CCTGCCAGATGTTTTGTGCTAGTTTCACATTCCTCATGCATATGGGATATCAAGAATCTATGCTGTGAAAACATCCATGATCCGTCCCTAGCATGCACTGCTCGAG TAAGTGCAGGAACTTTTGAACGGGATGCAGTTAAGGCAAATCTTTCAAAATCAGGATTTCGGTCACTCGCTGTTAGTTCAGATGGAAAGCATCTAGCTGCTGGTGATTGCAGAGGAAATCTCCATATATATAACCTCCAAACTTCAGATTACACATGTTTTCAG GGTGCTCATGATGCAGAGATTCTTACATTAAGCTTTAGCCAGGACATGTCTGATGACATTGCAAAAAACAGCTACTTTCTTGCTTCTGGGGGACGAGATTGCATAATCCATCTGTATGATGTGGGCAG AAACTTTGATCTCATTGGCAGCATCGATGATCATTCAGCTGCAGTGACATCTGTGAATATTAGCAGCAACAGTTGCAGGATCCTCAGTTGTAGTGCGGATAG TTTCCTAGTGCTCCGTGATGTAGTGCAAGCAGAAAATGGTCATAACATTTTACAGCAACATCGTCAAAAGGCTTCAAAATTTGGAACTGTTTATGACATGGCTGTGGATTGGACATGTGAGAATGTTGTCACAGTTGGGCAG GATAAGAAGATAAAGATTTTTAACACAGCTTCTCAGAAGCTAATTCGGTCGTACACTCATGACAAAACTTTTGGAGAACCTATAAAG GTTATAATGGATCCAAGCTGCACTTATGTTGTCTGCTCGTTCTctaacaagtccatctgcatatATGACTTAAACACTGGAGAGATAGTTGCAAAGGCCATTGGGCATGCTGAAATTGTAACTGGTGTCATCTTCTTGCCTGATTGCAAGCGCATAGTTTCA GTAGATGGTGATGGGTGTATTTTTGTATGGAAATTGCCTGCCCCACTGTCTTCTAAGATATTGAGGAGAATAATGGAAAGAACTGATCCATTGGGTACAAGGAATTTAGCTCAGCCTCTCTCTTTTCGTCATATATGTAGTGCAGTGGATTGTCAGAACTCCAAGGTCAATCTTGAGGGTATGCAGTCATTATGGAACAACACTGAAAGCTGGGATGGATTACTTTGCCCAAAGAGTTGTCATAAAGAGGCTTCATCTTTTAAATTTAGCATTTCTAGACTTCCAAGATGGGCACAATCAAAAGTGACCAGCCCCAACTCCGTCTTCAAGAATCTTAACTATACTTCATTAGAG GCAGATAGTACTTCATCCCCAGAAGTTCAAATGCCATCTGATGATGATTCTTCATTGCCAAAGACTCTGAAATCTCAATGTTCTTCAACCCCTTGCAGAAGTTTTAG CAATATTGCTTTGGACAACCAGTGGCGTGCTGTTTACACTGTTTGCATGGACTCTCTTTCCTCCCCGGAAATGCACAATCTTATGAACACAAAGTTTCAAGAGATTCCCTTAAGTTTAA AACAGGATAAGGCTGCAATTAGGAAGGACCAGAATTCATTAGGTTTCAGTAGCCATTGTGAAAATGAAGAGTTAGGTGTTGTTTCAGAAGAGCAAGTTGACTTCAATAATAGTTGTATTTCTTCTTTGTCTTCTGAAGAAATTTCTGATATAAAAGCAGAGCAGCTCCATTTAGATGAATCTGTAAGTGAGTCAAAACCAATTCTTGAAGCTAACATTGGCAGTTTGCATTGTGAAGAAGACAGTGATATGTTTAAGCAACATTTTGGCAGCTTATCAAATACACACAAG ACAGAGTCAAGAAATTCAGTAGTTAGAAGGTTTTCTACAAGGTATGTTGTGCAGCAGGATTACCCAGGAGATTGCAAGAGACTATTTATCAGTCCTGtcagacatataactaataaaagcaTGAACTCTGAGGAAAAAGCTGCAAATTATACCTTATCCAAAAACAGATCCTTGCAGGACAACAAAATTGACAAATTAAGAAATTCTTCTAAGCAG GACCCCAAGAATTCACCACATAGTTTATTAGATTTAATATATGAATTAGACAAATGCCCTGCTGAGGAAAGTTCAAGTGATAATAAGATGCAAGAAGGAAGTAATGAGACACAAGGTGTTTTTGAAGGGAATGAAGTAGCAGAGACCATATCTGCATGCAAAGAAGCATTTGGTAGCTTGGATGCTGCAGCCGAGAGTGTGGTGCAATTGTTGTCGAAATTAGAAAAATGCGACGGAGGCGAGGCTTCTAGGGGAGCTGGGGCTCAATTTTTGAATGAGGCATCTCAGCTACTTCCACTCATTATTGAGAAAGTCAATGCAGTTTCTAAATTGGTGGAATGCAGGAAGAGTGGTAAGCAAGGAAATAGACTAGGTGTTCCAGAATTGGATCAATTGTTTGCAAGTTAG
- the LOC107639494 gene encoding mitogen-activated protein kinase-binding protein 1 isoform X3 codes for MKSSYRVNKHDAAFKLGLEEVIGLTTKNGNGLASSGLSSKCAYLAGSVVVVYDVNLGTQSHLMVSYRLPKPLSCVAMSRDGHFVAAGEAGSQSSVLIWDSSTSSIVSELKGHVYGVACICFSPNGKHLVSVGGYIYLWEWRSGELITKVKATSACSTVSNVSFSSDAKLIVTAGEKHLKFWVLGSSRSTQINGTKGRPASIVIHEKPTNLAIHKGSSCIYIASSVWKNSSYDNCKQAGDCLPIYALTNSGILYLVHSSLSLKKSVTLKVQKAFALSTSGKLVACACNNGAVQLFTPMSLEYLGNILYSEETAIEQDFQKLLALPDAVACQFSGLEKLVSAGTFERDAVKANLSKSGFRSLAVSSDGKHLAAGDCRGNLHIYNLQTSDYTCFQGAHDAEILTLSFSQDMSDDIAKNSYFLASGGRDCIIHLYDVGRNFDLIGSIDDHSAAVTSVNISSNSCRILSCSADSFLVLRDVVQAENGHNILQQHRQKASKFGTVYDMAVDWTCENVVTVGQDKKIKIFNTASQKLIRSYTHDKTFGEPIKVIMDPSCTYVVCSFSNKSICIYDLNTGEIVAKAIGHAEIVTGVIFLPDCKRIVSVDGDGCIFVWKLPAPLSSKILRRIMERTDPLGTRNLAQPLSFRHICSAVDCQNSKVNLEGMQSLWNNTESWDGLLCPKSCHKEASSFKFSISRLPRWAQSKVTSPNSVFKNLNYTSLEADSTSSPEVQMPSDDDSSLPKTLKSQCSSTPCRSFSNIALDNQWRAVYTVCMDSLSSPEMHNLMNTKFQEIPLSLKQDKAAIRKDQNSLGFSSHCENEELGVVSEEQVDFNNSCISSLSSEEISDIKAEQLHLDESVSESKPILEANIGSLHCEEDSDMFKQHFGSLSNTHKTESRNSVVRRFSTRYVVQQDYPGDCKRLFISPVRHITNKSMNSEEKAANYTLSKNRSLQDNKIDKLRNSSKQDPKNSPHSLLDLIYELDKCPAEESSSDNKMQEGSNETQGVFEGNEVAETISACKEAFGSLDAAAESVVQLLSKLEKCDGGEASRGAGAQFLNEASQLLPLIIEKVNAVSKLVECRKSGKQGNRLGVPELDQLFAS; via the exons ATGAAATCCTCTTACAGAGTCAACAAACACGATGCTGCATTCAag CTGGGTTTGGAGGAGGTAATCGGATTGACGACAAAAAACGGCAATGGGTTAGCTTCAAGTGGCTTGAGTTCCAAATGTGCTTATTTGGCTGGTTCCGTAGTGGTTGTTTATGATGTGAACTTAGGTACTCAGTCACACCTAATGGTGTCTTATAGATTGCCAAAGCCTTTGAGCTGTGTGGCTATGTCACGAGATGGGCACTTTGTTGCCGCTGGAGAG GCAGGAAGCCAGAGCTCAGTACTAATATGGGATTCTTCTACTTCGTCCATTGTCTCTGAACTGAAAGGTCATGTATATGGAGTTGCGTGCATCTGCTTCTCACCTAATG GTAAACATTTGGTATCGGTTGGGGGGTACATTTACCTTTGGGAGTGGCGAAGTGGTGAGCTAATAACAAAGGTTAAAGCAACTTCAGCTTGCTCTACTGTCTCAAATGTCAGCTTCTCATCGGATGCAAAATTAATCGTAACTGCTGGAGAAAAGCACTTGAAATTTTGGGTACTTGGATCATCTAGAAGTACACAAATAAATGGAACAAAGGGCAGGCCAGCATCAATAGTGATACATGAAAAGCCAACAAATCTTGCTATTCATAAAGGAAGCTCTTGTATATATATTGCTTCTTCTGTGTGGAAAAATAGCAGCTATGATAATTGTAAACAAGCTGGTGATTGCCTTCCAATTTATGCATTGACCAATTCAG GAATTTTGTACCTTGTTCATTCCAGTTTGTCGCTTAAGAAGTCAGTTACTTTGAAG GTCCAAAAAGCTTTTGCATTATCAACATCCGGAAAGCTAGTTGCTTGTGCCTGCAACAATGGAGCAGTCCAATTATTTACCCCCATGTCTCTAGAATACCTAGGCAACATATTATATTCAGAGGAAACAGCTATCGAACAGGATTTTCAAAAGCTGCTTGCTCTGCCTGATGCTGTTGCATGTCAGTTTTCAGGCTTAGAAAAGCTTG TAAGTGCAGGAACTTTTGAACGGGATGCAGTTAAGGCAAATCTTTCAAAATCAGGATTTCGGTCACTCGCTGTTAGTTCAGATGGAAAGCATCTAGCTGCTGGTGATTGCAGAGGAAATCTCCATATATATAACCTCCAAACTTCAGATTACACATGTTTTCAG GGTGCTCATGATGCAGAGATTCTTACATTAAGCTTTAGCCAGGACATGTCTGATGACATTGCAAAAAACAGCTACTTTCTTGCTTCTGGGGGACGAGATTGCATAATCCATCTGTATGATGTGGGCAG AAACTTTGATCTCATTGGCAGCATCGATGATCATTCAGCTGCAGTGACATCTGTGAATATTAGCAGCAACAGTTGCAGGATCCTCAGTTGTAGTGCGGATAG TTTCCTAGTGCTCCGTGATGTAGTGCAAGCAGAAAATGGTCATAACATTTTACAGCAACATCGTCAAAAGGCTTCAAAATTTGGAACTGTTTATGACATGGCTGTGGATTGGACATGTGAGAATGTTGTCACAGTTGGGCAG GATAAGAAGATAAAGATTTTTAACACAGCTTCTCAGAAGCTAATTCGGTCGTACACTCATGACAAAACTTTTGGAGAACCTATAAAG GTTATAATGGATCCAAGCTGCACTTATGTTGTCTGCTCGTTCTctaacaagtccatctgcatatATGACTTAAACACTGGAGAGATAGTTGCAAAGGCCATTGGGCATGCTGAAATTGTAACTGGTGTCATCTTCTTGCCTGATTGCAAGCGCATAGTTTCA GTAGATGGTGATGGGTGTATTTTTGTATGGAAATTGCCTGCCCCACTGTCTTCTAAGATATTGAGGAGAATAATGGAAAGAACTGATCCATTGGGTACAAGGAATTTAGCTCAGCCTCTCTCTTTTCGTCATATATGTAGTGCAGTGGATTGTCAGAACTCCAAGGTCAATCTTGAGGGTATGCAGTCATTATGGAACAACACTGAAAGCTGGGATGGATTACTTTGCCCAAAGAGTTGTCATAAAGAGGCTTCATCTTTTAAATTTAGCATTTCTAGACTTCCAAGATGGGCACAATCAAAAGTGACCAGCCCCAACTCCGTCTTCAAGAATCTTAACTATACTTCATTAGAG GCAGATAGTACTTCATCCCCAGAAGTTCAAATGCCATCTGATGATGATTCTTCATTGCCAAAGACTCTGAAATCTCAATGTTCTTCAACCCCTTGCAGAAGTTTTAG CAATATTGCTTTGGACAACCAGTGGCGTGCTGTTTACACTGTTTGCATGGACTCTCTTTCCTCCCCGGAAATGCACAATCTTATGAACACAAAGTTTCAAGAGATTCCCTTAAGTTTAA AACAGGATAAGGCTGCAATTAGGAAGGACCAGAATTCATTAGGTTTCAGTAGCCATTGTGAAAATGAAGAGTTAGGTGTTGTTTCAGAAGAGCAAGTTGACTTCAATAATAGTTGTATTTCTTCTTTGTCTTCTGAAGAAATTTCTGATATAAAAGCAGAGCAGCTCCATTTAGATGAATCTGTAAGTGAGTCAAAACCAATTCTTGAAGCTAACATTGGCAGTTTGCATTGTGAAGAAGACAGTGATATGTTTAAGCAACATTTTGGCAGCTTATCAAATACACACAAG ACAGAGTCAAGAAATTCAGTAGTTAGAAGGTTTTCTACAAGGTATGTTGTGCAGCAGGATTACCCAGGAGATTGCAAGAGACTATTTATCAGTCCTGtcagacatataactaataaaagcaTGAACTCTGAGGAAAAAGCTGCAAATTATACCTTATCCAAAAACAGATCCTTGCAGGACAACAAAATTGACAAATTAAGAAATTCTTCTAAGCAG GACCCCAAGAATTCACCACATAGTTTATTAGATTTAATATATGAATTAGACAAATGCCCTGCTGAGGAAAGTTCAAGTGATAATAAGATGCAAGAAGGAAGTAATGAGACACAAGGTGTTTTTGAAGGGAATGAAGTAGCAGAGACCATATCTGCATGCAAAGAAGCATTTGGTAGCTTGGATGCTGCAGCCGAGAGTGTGGTGCAATTGTTGTCGAAATTAGAAAAATGCGACGGAGGCGAGGCTTCTAGGGGAGCTGGGGCTCAATTTTTGAATGAGGCATCTCAGCTACTTCCACTCATTATTGAGAAAGTCAATGCAGTTTCTAAATTGGTGGAATGCAGGAAGAGTGGTAAGCAAGGAAATAGACTAGGTGTTCCAGAATTGGATCAATTGTTTGCAAGTTAG
- the LOC107639494 gene encoding mitogen-activated protein kinase-binding protein 1 isoform X1: protein MKSSYRVNKHDAAFKLGLEEVIGLTTKNGNGLASSGLSSKCAYLAGSVVVVYDVNLGTQSHLMVSYRLPKPLSCVAMSRDGHFVAAGEAGSQSSVLIWDSSTSSIVSELKGHVYGVACICFSPNGKHLVSVGGYIYLWEWRSGELITKVKATSACSTVSNVSFSSDAKLIVTAGEKHLKFWVLGSSRSTQINGTKGRPASIVIHEKPTNLAIHKGSSCIYIASSVWKNSSYDNCKQAGDCLPIYALTNSGILYLVHSSLSLKKSVTLKVQKAFALSTSGKLVACACNNGAVQLFTPMSLEYLGNILYSEETAIEQDFQKLLALPDAVACQFSGLEKLVVIYGDHSLYIWDIHDVNQPARCFVLVSHSSCIWDIKNLCCENIHDPSLACTARGCFGGVSFTTCSADGTIRLWDLSLQSDLSKDAEEHDSSKMELLGSSYLVSAGTFERDAVKANLSKSGFRSLAVSSDGKHLAAGDCRGNLHIYNLQTSDYTCFQGAHDAEILTLSFSQDMSDDIAKNSYFLASGGRDCIIHLYDVGRNFDLIGSIDDHSAAVTSVNISSNSCRILSCSADSFLVLRDVVQAENGHNILQQHRQKASKFGTVYDMAVDWTCENVVTVGQDKKIKIFNTASQKLIRSYTHDKTFGEPIKVIMDPSCTYVVCSFSNKSICIYDLNTGEIVAKAIGHAEIVTGVIFLPDCKRIVSVDGDGCIFVWKLPAPLSSKILRRIMERTDPLGTRNLAQPLSFRHICSAVDCQNSKVNLEGMQSLWNNTESWDGLLCPKSCHKEASSFKFSISRLPRWAQSKVTSPNSVFKNLNYTSLEADSTSSPEVQMPSDDDSSLPKTLKSQCSSTPCRSFSNIALDNQWRAVYTVCMDSLSSPEMHNLMNTKFQEIPLSLKQDKAAIRKDQNSLGFSSHCENEELGVVSEEQVDFNNSCISSLSSEEISDIKAEQLHLDESVSESKPILEANIGSLHCEEDSDMFKQHFGSLSNTHKTESRNSVVRRFSTRYVVQQDYPGDCKRLFISPVRHITNKSMNSEEKAANYTLSKNRSLQDNKIDKLRNSSKQDPKNSPHSLLDLIYELDKCPAEESSSDNKMQEGSNETQGVFEGNEVAETISACKEAFGSLDAAAESVVQLLSKLEKCDGGEASRGAGAQFLNEASQLLPLIIEKVNAVSKLVECRKSGKQGNRLGVPELDQLFAS, encoded by the exons ATGAAATCCTCTTACAGAGTCAACAAACACGATGCTGCATTCAag CTGGGTTTGGAGGAGGTAATCGGATTGACGACAAAAAACGGCAATGGGTTAGCTTCAAGTGGCTTGAGTTCCAAATGTGCTTATTTGGCTGGTTCCGTAGTGGTTGTTTATGATGTGAACTTAGGTACTCAGTCACACCTAATGGTGTCTTATAGATTGCCAAAGCCTTTGAGCTGTGTGGCTATGTCACGAGATGGGCACTTTGTTGCCGCTGGAGAG GCAGGAAGCCAGAGCTCAGTACTAATATGGGATTCTTCTACTTCGTCCATTGTCTCTGAACTGAAAGGTCATGTATATGGAGTTGCGTGCATCTGCTTCTCACCTAATG GTAAACATTTGGTATCGGTTGGGGGGTACATTTACCTTTGGGAGTGGCGAAGTGGTGAGCTAATAACAAAGGTTAAAGCAACTTCAGCTTGCTCTACTGTCTCAAATGTCAGCTTCTCATCGGATGCAAAATTAATCGTAACTGCTGGAGAAAAGCACTTGAAATTTTGGGTACTTGGATCATCTAGAAGTACACAAATAAATGGAACAAAGGGCAGGCCAGCATCAATAGTGATACATGAAAAGCCAACAAATCTTGCTATTCATAAAGGAAGCTCTTGTATATATATTGCTTCTTCTGTGTGGAAAAATAGCAGCTATGATAATTGTAAACAAGCTGGTGATTGCCTTCCAATTTATGCATTGACCAATTCAG GAATTTTGTACCTTGTTCATTCCAGTTTGTCGCTTAAGAAGTCAGTTACTTTGAAG GTCCAAAAAGCTTTTGCATTATCAACATCCGGAAAGCTAGTTGCTTGTGCCTGCAACAATGGAGCAGTCCAATTATTTACCCCCATGTCTCTAGAATACCTAGGCAACATATTATATTCAGAGGAAACAGCTATCGAACAGGATTTTCAAAAGCTGCTTGCTCTGCCTGATGCTGTTGCATGTCAGTTTTCAGGCTTAGAAAAGCTTG TGGTCATTTATGGAGATCATAGTCTCTACATCTGGGACATCCATGATGTGAATCAG CCTGCCAGATGTTTTGTGCTAGTTTCACATTCCTCATGCATATGGGATATCAAGAATCTATGCTGTGAAAACATCCATGATCCGTCCCTAGCATGCACTGCTCGAGGTTGCTTTGGGGGAGTTTCTTTTACAACATGCTCTGCTGATGGTACAATTAGGCTGTGGGATCTCTCTTTGCAATCTGATTTATCAAAAGATGCTGAAGAGCATGATTCATCGAAGATGGAACTATTGGGCTCTTCATACCTAG TAAGTGCAGGAACTTTTGAACGGGATGCAGTTAAGGCAAATCTTTCAAAATCAGGATTTCGGTCACTCGCTGTTAGTTCAGATGGAAAGCATCTAGCTGCTGGTGATTGCAGAGGAAATCTCCATATATATAACCTCCAAACTTCAGATTACACATGTTTTCAG GGTGCTCATGATGCAGAGATTCTTACATTAAGCTTTAGCCAGGACATGTCTGATGACATTGCAAAAAACAGCTACTTTCTTGCTTCTGGGGGACGAGATTGCATAATCCATCTGTATGATGTGGGCAG AAACTTTGATCTCATTGGCAGCATCGATGATCATTCAGCTGCAGTGACATCTGTGAATATTAGCAGCAACAGTTGCAGGATCCTCAGTTGTAGTGCGGATAG TTTCCTAGTGCTCCGTGATGTAGTGCAAGCAGAAAATGGTCATAACATTTTACAGCAACATCGTCAAAAGGCTTCAAAATTTGGAACTGTTTATGACATGGCTGTGGATTGGACATGTGAGAATGTTGTCACAGTTGGGCAG GATAAGAAGATAAAGATTTTTAACACAGCTTCTCAGAAGCTAATTCGGTCGTACACTCATGACAAAACTTTTGGAGAACCTATAAAG GTTATAATGGATCCAAGCTGCACTTATGTTGTCTGCTCGTTCTctaacaagtccatctgcatatATGACTTAAACACTGGAGAGATAGTTGCAAAGGCCATTGGGCATGCTGAAATTGTAACTGGTGTCATCTTCTTGCCTGATTGCAAGCGCATAGTTTCA GTAGATGGTGATGGGTGTATTTTTGTATGGAAATTGCCTGCCCCACTGTCTTCTAAGATATTGAGGAGAATAATGGAAAGAACTGATCCATTGGGTACAAGGAATTTAGCTCAGCCTCTCTCTTTTCGTCATATATGTAGTGCAGTGGATTGTCAGAACTCCAAGGTCAATCTTGAGGGTATGCAGTCATTATGGAACAACACTGAAAGCTGGGATGGATTACTTTGCCCAAAGAGTTGTCATAAAGAGGCTTCATCTTTTAAATTTAGCATTTCTAGACTTCCAAGATGGGCACAATCAAAAGTGACCAGCCCCAACTCCGTCTTCAAGAATCTTAACTATACTTCATTAGAG GCAGATAGTACTTCATCCCCAGAAGTTCAAATGCCATCTGATGATGATTCTTCATTGCCAAAGACTCTGAAATCTCAATGTTCTTCAACCCCTTGCAGAAGTTTTAG CAATATTGCTTTGGACAACCAGTGGCGTGCTGTTTACACTGTTTGCATGGACTCTCTTTCCTCCCCGGAAATGCACAATCTTATGAACACAAAGTTTCAAGAGATTCCCTTAAGTTTAA AACAGGATAAGGCTGCAATTAGGAAGGACCAGAATTCATTAGGTTTCAGTAGCCATTGTGAAAATGAAGAGTTAGGTGTTGTTTCAGAAGAGCAAGTTGACTTCAATAATAGTTGTATTTCTTCTTTGTCTTCTGAAGAAATTTCTGATATAAAAGCAGAGCAGCTCCATTTAGATGAATCTGTAAGTGAGTCAAAACCAATTCTTGAAGCTAACATTGGCAGTTTGCATTGTGAAGAAGACAGTGATATGTTTAAGCAACATTTTGGCAGCTTATCAAATACACACAAG ACAGAGTCAAGAAATTCAGTAGTTAGAAGGTTTTCTACAAGGTATGTTGTGCAGCAGGATTACCCAGGAGATTGCAAGAGACTATTTATCAGTCCTGtcagacatataactaataaaagcaTGAACTCTGAGGAAAAAGCTGCAAATTATACCTTATCCAAAAACAGATCCTTGCAGGACAACAAAATTGACAAATTAAGAAATTCTTCTAAGCAG GACCCCAAGAATTCACCACATAGTTTATTAGATTTAATATATGAATTAGACAAATGCCCTGCTGAGGAAAGTTCAAGTGATAATAAGATGCAAGAAGGAAGTAATGAGACACAAGGTGTTTTTGAAGGGAATGAAGTAGCAGAGACCATATCTGCATGCAAAGAAGCATTTGGTAGCTTGGATGCTGCAGCCGAGAGTGTGGTGCAATTGTTGTCGAAATTAGAAAAATGCGACGGAGGCGAGGCTTCTAGGGGAGCTGGGGCTCAATTTTTGAATGAGGCATCTCAGCTACTTCCACTCATTATTGAGAAAGTCAATGCAGTTTCTAAATTGGTGGAATGCAGGAAGAGTGGTAAGCAAGGAAATAGACTAGGTGTTCCAGAATTGGATCAATTGTTTGCAAGTTAG